A stretch of the Ptychodera flava strain L36383 chromosome 18, AS_Pfla_20210202, whole genome shotgun sequence genome encodes the following:
- the LOC139117553 gene encoding protein canopy homolog 2-like, whose translation MFGRDYLAVLLLTCLYSHPVVGRRDPELYCGACMALVDEMDYAIKQVDPRRMIEVGSFRVQPDGSQKQTKIPYATSETHLMELLETICDKMNDYAERKDPETQKKTYIRFNNREGESEPKELTNVSISAEVSKVLKFACESILDDHEDDIIHLFMNKQKNIHNKLCGHFSDLCPDLDEVPLRDEL comes from the exons ATGTTTGGGAGAGATTACCTTGCAGTTTTACTGCTAACCTGTCTTTATTCTCATCCTGTGGTTGGCAGAAGAGATCCAGAACTATATTGCGGAG CGTGCATGGCATTGGTTGATGAGATGGATTATGCAATTAAACAAGTTGATCCAAGGCGGATGATTGAGGTTGGTTCTTTCAGAGTTCAACCTGATGGCTCCCAAAAACAGACCAAG ATTCCATATGCAACCTCAGAAACTCATCTGATGGAACTTTTAGAGACTATTTGTGATAAGATGAATGATTACGCTGAGAGAAAAGATCCGGAAACACAGAAGAAAACATACATAAGATTTAACAATCGAGAAGGAGAATCAGAGCCTAAAGAACTGACAAATGTTTCCATCAGTGCAGAAGTGTCTAAAGTTTTGAAGTTTGCT tGTGAAAGCATCCTTGATGATCATGAAGATGacattattcatttatttatgaaTAAGCAGAAGAACATTCACAATAAATTATGCGGACATTTTTCAG ATTTGTGCCCTGATTTAGATGAAGTACCACTTCGAGATGAACTTTAA